One segment of Rhodopirellula baltica SH 1 DNA contains the following:
- a CDS encoding IS3-like element ISRba6 family transposase (programmed frameshift), producing MDKRRTFSREYKLAAVKKVIEQGLSYTAVAKDLGIGDSLIRKWKKSFDEDGTFQAEVVGSQSIEAELRRLREENRQLKMERDIFKKSDGILRQRKSLRLKFIGECRDRWPIAVLCRTLEVTRAAYYRFAGRGPTATEIKQTQIIQAVKEIRLEKHHDAYGSPRMQRAIVKRGVVCCRNTVAKCMRHAGIQANRRTKFRISTTDSNHDQPIASNLLGQNFTTEAINRVWLTDITYIPTQEGSTYLCAFVDLHSRKIVSWKTSRNMDSELVVGAFDQALTFRKPNAGLIVHSDRGSQFASDHFRRRLAASGLVQSMSRRGNCYDNAPMESFFKSYKTEEAQQIYDTHEHATRGVSDYIERFYNPHRLHSSLGYLSPIDFEQAIKEPSLVSES from the exons ATGGACAAACGTCGAACATTTAGCCGCGAATACAAGCTGGCCGCAGTCAAGAAAGTCATCGAACAAGGCTTGTCGTACACCGCTGTCGCTAAAGACTTGGGGATCGGGGACAGCTTGATTCGCAAGTGGAAGAAGTCTTTTGACGAAGACGGAACATTCCAGGCCGAAGTAGTTGGTAGCCAATCCATTGAAGCCGAGCTGAGACGACTTCGCGAAGAGAATCGTCAACTCAAGATGGAACGCGACATTT TTAAAAAAAGCGACGGCATTCTTCGCCAAAGAAAGTCACTGAGGTTGAAGTTCATTGGAGAGTGCCGCGATCGCTGGCCGATCGCAGTGCTCTGCCGAACCCTCGAAGTCACTCGCGCCGCTTATTACCGATTCGCCGGTCGCGGTCCCACAGCCACCGAGATCAAGCAAACCCAAATCATTCAAGCCGTCAAGGAAATCCGACTGGAAAAACATCACGATGCGTATGGAAGCCCGCGAATGCAACGAGCAATAGTCAAACGCGGTGTGGTGTGCTGCCGAAATACCGTCGCCAAATGCATGCGTCATGCGGGAATACAAGCCAATCGCCGCACCAAATTCAGAATATCGACCACTGACTCCAATCATGATCAGCCCATCGCCTCAAATTTGCTTGGCCAAAACTTCACGACCGAGGCAATCAATCGCGTCTGGCTAACGGACATCACCTACATCCCAACCCAAGAAGGCTCCACTTACCTCTGTGCATTCGTTGACCTGCATTCCCGCAAGATTGTCAGCTGGAAAACGAGCCGGAACATGGATTCGGAATTGGTGGTCGGGGCATTCGATCAAGCACTTACTTTTCGCAAGCCAAACGCGGGCCTGATCGTTCACAGCGATCGTGGCTCCCAATTCGCGAGCGATCATTTCCGCAGACGCCTGGCAGCCAGTGGGCTAGTTCAAAGCATGAGCCGTCGCGGGAACTGCTACGACAACGCACCGATGGAATCGTTCTTCAAGAGTTACAAAACCGAGGAAGCACAGCAGATTTACGACACGCACGAACACGCCACACGCGGCGTATCTGACTACATCGAACGATTTTACAACCCTCATCGCTTGCACTCGTCGCTGGGCTACCTCAGTCCAATCGATTTCGAGCAAGCGATCAAAGAACCGTCACTCGTAAGTGAGTCCTGA